In Prinia subflava isolate CZ2003 ecotype Zambia chromosome 8, Cam_Psub_1.2, whole genome shotgun sequence, the genomic window CACTGCCATGACACCCTGGAGGATAAATCCATGAGCTGCAGGGACCAGGGGGTTTCAAGGGAGGTTTGTTTGAGTTGTTTCCTCAGTGCCAAAACCAGGTATGaggatttgctgctgttttataGGTTGGCAAAAAGATCCACATAAACACAAGCTGTAATAATTAGCTTGAGACAGTAAGACACAAGTGCACTGAGTTAGAGGAAGGCAGTGGATTTTGGCCATGTTGTTTCTCCACTCCTTTTGATTTAGTTGGTGgcatagaatcatggaatcattaaggctggtAAAGGCCTCCAGGATTGTCAGGACCAATCTTAGTGGAAATATGAACACGCATTGGTGGTGATATCTGAACCCAGCCTGTTATTTAGCTCCCAGTCAGCTGGGACATGGCAAAAATCAGAAACTCCTGAATTCTGGTGCAGGTCTGGGCAGTCAGAAAGGCAGGATCGGGCTGAGATGTGGAGCTCTGCCACTGATTCCAGATCAGAAAAAGGAGCCCACTGAGGCTGTGTCTCCATCCTCTCTCCACAAACTGGCAACATTCAAATCTAATTTGCCTTGTAATGATCCTCATCCAATGTTTGTTtcagaaacaacagcaaaatgtgTGATTTCATGAAGAGAAAATCGAAGATGCTCACAGGAGGTTCCGGTTATTATCTTCACATTTTGGGCTCTGTCTGTGTGATCAAATAAAGCAATGAGAATGATGATGATTATTGTTGTCACttgcagctcctctccagcacaACCTGCCCATGATCAATGCCAGTGTTTGTGGATTAcctggctcctgctgagccCGGGCCAGCCCAtcccctgggacagcaggacaaGGTGCTGCAGCAGGTCTGGATCTGcccctgcttcctcctcctgatgaaacacagcacaggagagaccCTGCAGGTTGCTGTGCCTTGATTTTGCATTGCTGTGCACTGAATTTAGCAGAGGATGGGGGACAGGAGTGCTGTGTGCACCAGACACTGGAGTGAAGCCCTCATTTTGGGGAGAACGCCCTGCTGATCCAGCTGGAGGTGGCTAAAGCAGGGAGAAGTTTTCCCCTTCTGCTCATGGGCAAAACTTCATTAACCAGAACCTTGAACTTCACACCCCCCTGCACATCCTGGACAGTGGATCTCTAGGAACTGGGGGTGACATTTATTTGTTTCCATCTTCATCAGCTCCCTGGAGCCAGCAGGACCATTCCCTGTGGCTCTCTGGTGTGTGAGCAGTTGAAGCCGCATCTGGGAGCACACCCTGGCTGGAAGGgtcacctccagcagcagctgctgtttgccaaggagctgagcagggcagctccctagcaggcaggagaggaagaaaaggattgTCTCCATGAAAGAACTGTCTCCTGGAGGAGTTTTAATAGTAGGCTATCACCTGGTGAGGCTGGTGGGAAGGTGGGCAGAGCCCTGTCAGTGAAGAGTGATTCACTGGATAACTGTTTTACAGGAGAACTCGCAGCACTAATCACAACTTCTCAGTTGCTAATGGCTGAGAAGAGTTAAATGAAGAGTAAAAATAGCTTCATGTCTTCTGAGTCCTCCATGAGCATGGCACTTGTGAGGAAGTCTGCAATTAGGCAAACTGAGAATCTATAGAGGAATGAATTCGACTTATCTCCTTGACTTTTAGCACCTGAAGAAGAAATTCAGCCTGCCAGGAACTGAACATGAGAGTATTGCACCTCTCCTGGATTAGGAGCATCACCTTCCCCCAGACCCTCTGTGATTAGGTTCAAAAGCCAAACAGGATCAGGAGTCACCCCTCAAACAAAAGAACCCACCTgggctccctgtccccagctctcttctccctttctctgaggctggagctgagagctgccagcacagtgatgtgctcagtgccctgggccagttccctccatgggctgcagcagggaagggaccAGCTGTGACAAGACCCTGCAGTGGGGTTTGCAGAGGGTTGGTTGCTCGGTGAGGATGGGATTGTCACATTCTCTATCTCTTTTTGCTGTCAAAATCTGCTCTAAACCAATTTCGCTTAAATTTGCAAAATTGCTTCTTTGCTTCATCCCTTTTACATCTTGAAGCAAGTGTGCATTTgatcaaaatctttctttttatactTCAAGCTCAGCCTGTGACATGTCACGCAGCTAATTCAATATCTACACATGCCCTTTTATTCCAGAAAAGACGAACAGATAAAGTGATCTCCTCATCTTGCCACACAAGATGGATTTCATTTCTTGCAAGTTTGCCCTTTCTCAAGCATATCTCAGATCTCTTTATATGGCAGACTATCAATTTCTCCTTCTAGCTGGCAGATTAGGTTCCTAATAAAATGTGTTTGCATACTTATCAGGGAAAGCAGAGAGTCTCACAGAGGGCAGGGGTATATTTCTGAGCTCCTTGGAGGGGCCTCTGGGAAGAGAAGATCTCTGTTAAGGTGCAGATACAGGCAGGTGGGAATTACACATCTCCCTAATGCAAAGCTCAGCCCTCACAAAGATGAATTTAGGACTTGCTGCTTGCTCAGCTCCTTTGCCAGTGGTTTCAGAGGCTCATCAGTGCTGTTAATTTGTTATTCTCCCAATTATGATCCACTGAGGTGTCTCAAGTGCTTCTGTTTCTCCAGGGAGACACTCAAATGAGACATCCCTTGAGAGAAGCTTGTTTGGGGACAACAGGGGAAGAACTCccaaaagcctttaaaaataactctaaaaacctttaaaaataactccTGGTATTTATGGTCAAAATCCCACTTTTTTATATGCCCCATATTGTTATAGGCCCCAAACATTGGAAAAGCATTTCCAAGCATTGTCCTTGCTGTGCAAATTAAGCTGTAGAAGTGACAAAGTGTTGCCTGGAGACTTCTGCCCTCTGGAAGTATTACTTATACAAACAAAATCCAGGCAGATCCTGCCACCCTGACTTCAGCTTGACTTTTGGCTTTTAATTCTTGAATTTCATAGCTCTGTTTCTCCTTGTGCCTCCCTGGCAGAGGAATATTTCTCCTTGCCCTGAGGTCAGCCTGCTTCTctggccagcacagctccaggtaAGACAAGAGCTTTAAGAGTCCCTCTGAACCTCACACAATATCAGAGCCAAGCTGACCTGTGGCTGCAAAATTTGCTGAAGGATCAGAGCAAATTCTGGAGAATCAAGTCATTTAAAGGAATAATTTTGTTAATTGAACCCtgtccagctgcctgcctgttCATCTCACAGCTGCTTTTGTGGAAGTTTCTGTCATTGTTACTTCTCTTTGCCACCTGGTGAAATACGACTTCCTTTGATGACAGGATCATTACTGAGGAAGAAGGACTCCATCTAATTTTTCTAACCTATTTCACATCCTTGTCACCAGTGGGGCTTTGCTGATGTTTAGCAATTTCTTGTATGAATGCACCCTTCTCCCCAAATCATTCTccagactttttttcctcaggcaTTCAGACCTGGGTTCAAGGCTGGGTGGGcaactttttctgttttgctgtaaAATCGTGTACTGCACTAAAAGTGAACTTGTTCTGCCCTCAACATCTGTACACATGGGCTTTgtaaacaaaagagaaaaactccAGCCTGAGcttgggaaaagagaaggctctggagtgacctaattgtggccttccagtacctgaaggagcTACAAGAAAATGGAGAGAGAGTACAGAAGGGCATGGAGTGAGTGATCAATGGGGAATGGCCTCAAACTGACAGAGAACACGTAGAGATCagacatcaggaagaaattcttccctgtgagagtggtgaggccctggcacagagaagctgtggttgcccctggatccctggagatgtccaaggccaggctggacagggcttggggtgacctgggacaggggaaggtgtcctgCCCACGGCAGAGGGTTGGAACTCAgcctttgaggtcccttccagcccaaaccactctgtgattctgattCATCAGAGTTTCCTGAGGAGCCAGTCACCAATTCTAGCAAAGACACCACAGGATCACCCCTTTGCTTTGGCACAAGGCTTTGGAATGATATTCACAGGTCAGGCAAGACaagaagcagagcagggaagtctctagaaggaaaaatgaaaagatgtTGCAAGAGAACACATTGTTTTCTGTaagatgaaaaaacccaacttattttttaacagtgaaacagttggaaatattttcccttgGAGTCAGAACAGTTTGTCTGTGATTTATGAGAATCTTTAGAAAGATAGCTATTGTCCAGAGAGTTCCCCTTCTCAGTAAACATCTTTCCACTAAATCAACCAACGATTTATTTCCCACAAGCTgggactcttttttttttttccccaattttctTCAGTACCTGCAGTTCCCCAAACATCTCTGATGAGACTTATGGAAAAAAAGATGTCAGGCACTGAATGCAGCCCCAGTAATCACTGAAAGGCACTGAATGAGCTCCCTCTCCAACACAAGATGAAAGGAATGAACTTCCCTGGCCATTTTTTGGGtagatatttttgtctttatctCCTGCTTGCTTAGGTTGTTTTCTTACAGTTTAATTTAGAGcagtcccagggctgctctACATTATAGAGCCTCTGGAGTTGGAGCTTTTACCTGAATATGGGAGCCTTTTCCCTTGGGTTGGGTGCAACAACCTCTGAGCCATaatagaagaaggaaaagaaaatccctcTCCAGGGACCCTCTGCTCACTCCAACAGGGTTAAAACTGGTTTTGTCCTCTTTGGTCCAAGAGGCTTGAACTGAGAAATTGTCTGGGTAAATCTGGCCAATGGGAGGAAGGAAATCAGCACAGCCTGAGGTGGGAGATGGGGCTGGGCGGCGtcagggtgggcacagggctgggagctggtgcCTCTGCAGGTCTGCTGGGGTCCAGCAGGACAGTGACTGCCTCAGAAAAAAGGACCCAGGGCAAGCCCACAAAGTGATCCCAACAGTTTCCTGGCCACAGGAGTGTGAATAAACCCTTCCTCCAAATCCCACATTCAccatcagagcagcagtgacatcAGTGAGAAAGCAGCAGGATGGAAACTGGGATTGTGCAGCCTGAGTTCAGGCTGTGCCCAaacagctgcagggcagggatggagctcagcagcctcagcagcctcttcttcctcctggTGATGATCAGGAGGGACACTGTCATacccagaggctgcagagcagcgtcagcaccctctcctcacacagggacagggatgccAACGTGGGtttgggagcagcccaggctcaggagcagcccaggctcaGGGTGTCAGTGCCCGAAAAAATAGGAGGATATTGGCTCTTAAAGGGAAGAATAGCAGGAACGAGCCACAGTACAGAGAACCAATAATAAACATTTGCCAGGTCACAGAGTGCCTTGGAAGAGGTGAAGTGCCAAGGTTTCGAGTTTGAAATGTCACAGAGAGACTCAAAGCCAGGGTAGGGAGTCCCAGGAAAGCTTCCACTGGGAATCTTTCTGGAGCTGACCCTGCTGCATCCCTCAGTGCTGGTCCccctggaaaaggaaagggatttTCTGGGTGCAACGGACTAGGGTGAAGGGTCTCTGAGCACATCCTGTTGTTTGGTGACATAGAGCCAAGGAAAAAGCTCTTCCAGCCCATTTACaagatttaacaaaaaaaaagctcacACCAGGAAAGAGCACAAAGCATGCCCAGTGCTTTGTGTGTTTCCTGAAATCCAAGGCATTTAATCAGGATCTGGGAGTGTTTCAAACACATGGGAAGGTCACTGGGAAAAGACTGGGGAAAAGTAAAGAGTGTTTGGCCGCCAGGGATTTTTGCTGCGCTGCgttttcctttgcatttcaCGATTGCCAGGCCCACCGAAATTTTGGAAAACAGCTTCAATTATTTGGAGGAGGGCTGAGAAAATGAGGTTTGCTTGTGAATTGGGTCCTGAGACGTCCTGCACGCTGCTGGTGTGGTGtgtgaggagaagggagggcgctgggctggagctgcagcgctcctggcagccagggctgtgctccgAGCCGGCACCgctgtgaggagctgtgggaagcacagctggcagagcctctgccagggctgcaaAAGCAGATTAAAGCCCCGGGGAGCAGAGGAACAGCCCATCTGCATGTGCCCTGCTTGGGGATATCAGGGAGGGTCCCAGCCACAGCAAGTGCAGGCTTCCCATTTAGACGCCTCTATcgattttttgtgtttgttcttgGAAGAAACCCCAGGATTTCCAAAGAGAAACCCTGAGTGCAGCACAGCTGTCTGTGTGGTGAGCACTTGCACTGCATATATGAAGACAAAATACATTTATTGCCACCAGGAATCAGATTTGGGCTTGTTGCAGTACCAGCCCAAGGGACTCCAAACTCCTTTATCTCTAAACTAAAGCTGTTGATATCTCCTGTGTCTGTCCAGTTAATGCATCAGTCTCTGATATTTGAGACAAAGGCTCCAGGGTCTGTCAGCCAGTACATTCATTATCCTAGAAGGAGTTTTGCCTGAGTAAAGGACTGGATTTGACCATGCAGCACACAGAATACAGGACCTGTAGAAGGTGCATTGACACCTTATTTCTCAGTTCTTCCTTCCCAGAGACTGATCCTTCAGAGTGATTCTCCATAACAACACACACATCACAGCGTGTTCTGGGTTTCGGgctgcctttttcctttttaaagctgCCCAAGAACACACATGCTGGGGTGTGGgatcactgctctgctctgggcatgCCTGTCCTCTGCCAACCCACGCACGGACGTGCTCACGCTGCAGAGCCTCAGCGGGTGAATCTGCCATGAAAACCAGAGTCAATAAATTTCCTGTGTATCAACTGGTTTGATTTAAAACACTCTTCTGAAATCAGTTCAGCCAAAGGCAGTAAATATTGTTTATTGCTCAGCCAAAGCAACACTTTATTTTGCAATCAGTTGAGTGCAGGAGTGCCTGTAAGTAATGATCCAGTCAATATTGCCACCAACAATGTTGATCGATGTTCCTTTTCTATCACCCCTTTCTCCCTCACTTCCTCACTTTTCAGGCACAGCATGCCCCAAAAAATCCCTCTACACTCCAGGATTTCACCTTCCCAACCCGTTTTAGACACTCCTGACTTTTAGGGGAGAGCCTGTCTATAGCGAGCCCACTGGGAACTGATTTTAAAGGTTTGTATCACTCCAGCATCCTCTGCCTCATGAACCTGCTCTAACAGGGGACTGGGGCTGGGTGCTCGATGGGAAAAAGGCTGATGCTGTCTCTTAGCACCAACCTCTTGCAGAACTTTCCCTTTGCTGCTTCCTGTGCCCTTCAGAAAAATCCCACCCGGTGAAATCAGGCAGGAATGAGATGAACATGAAAAATTCCTGGCGACTGGAATcacctggaaaaagaaaagatgaaaaatacttGAGTCTACACAAAGGGGAGTGAGGCTTCACATCTGAGGCTCAGCGGGACCCTCGGCTCGAAGTCCAGGCAGTTTAAATAGATGAGGTCTTTGGGTGACATTTTCCTGCAAGATTTTAAGTAAATGCCTTGCTGTAACATTTGAGATCAGGCGTTTCTTGGTTTCCAcgattcttttccttttttaagccgcagacacacacacacaaaatatattaaaacgAGCCCAGATTAGCTAAAAGGTCGGCTGGTTCCGAAACAAACAGTGGGGATTTATGGCGGAGGCTTTGGAGCACCAGAAGGAAGGGGTTCATCCCCGCCTCTGCTTTGGCTGGAAGGGGAATTCGGATTAAAACCTTGCGGGGAGCAGAAGTGAAGGTGAGAAGAGATGCTTTTGTCATGCATTTTGTAGAAAGGGAACTCACAAATCCCCCAGGGCATGCGCTGGCAGCAAGGAGATAAAAGAGGTGCTTCACAGAGAGGCAGCAAAGGGGTGGGTGTGGgatgggaagggctgggaatcTTGGATGGGCTCAGGCTGGTCCAGCCGCAGGTGCCAGCTCTGGAAAAGCGAGGTGAGGACAGAAGGGAGAAGCTGGGCAAAAACTTTCTGGAAATGGGGAGAGGTTGATCCATGCCTGGGGAATGCAAGGCTGCATCCCAGGAGACCAGCTCTGTGCTCAACACCCTATCTGTGAGAGACAGAGCTGTCTGCCCGTGACAGTGGGAATCCTTCATGTGCGGCTGAGGCAGATTTGACAAGGAACTAATAGAATTTACTAAATTAATTAGCTCATGGAAATGCGCTGCTGAGGCCTTTCCTGATGGGAACATTCAGCCCATTTTTGGGGTGGTCCCTACCAACTTTTGGGGTAGTACCTTCCCCATGCACTTTTAGGAAAGGAGATATTTGGCTTGCACCAGCCTGTTGAAGTGTTGATTGTAGATCAAGAGCCACATTATTTCCAGGTAGCTGCTATTTCAGTTTGcaattagaattatttttaaacgATATCTCTTGATATTCCCTGCCAGTCCTTGGCATGGAGGGAAAGTGGAGGAGGCAGCACTTGGAGCCCTCgggaagagctgctggggcagttCTCCCCTTGTTGTCAGCCGTGTCTTTGTGCAGAAACATGAGGcagcaaaacccaaaccaaagcaTTTCTGCAGACAGCTATTGATATAAACGTGCACATTCACACTGCAAAATTAGACCAGCAGATGGGTATCTTGTTTGTGGGAATAGCAACTGCTTTTCACAAGGTCAAAATGAAGTTACAGCACCAGAAGGGACAATAATTCTTTGTTACAGATAAAGATCCCAAAGGAACTCACCGGCTGCATCTGTGGGAGAGCTGCTTTAGTCCATAATTGTGGGTTTGTGCTTAAATCACGGGGCTCTGAGCTCCCCCCAGCTTGGGGGTTGAGGGCAGGGGGCAGTGGGTAGCCAGGAGAAGATTTgcatcccagctgcagctctccttcagtACACCCCAACTTACCTCATGTTCcacttttcttttccaggataAAGAATCTGATCCATCCCAAGACCTTGTCCAAGAGTCAGCACCAATGGGGGAGACCAGCCAGGAATGGCAACTCTGACAAACTCCTCTCAACTAATAGAAACTTCACAACAGAAGAGCTGAAATGGAAGGAACATTGGTGTTGAGAGATTATTAGTCATTCTCTAAACTAGAGTGGGATGAGTGCCGGAAAATACTTCTCTCCAAATTGGTATGAATAACATGACtaaataaatctgattttggTTAGTTTTCCATAGTGTTCTTATTGGATGGATGTAAGAGGAGCAAAACTGGGGAGAACATTGGCTCTTGGTGCATGGCTGGGGAAAGTTTGCTGCTTGTATTCAAGAGCTGATTTGATTGACTGAAGAATTAGACATCTTTCATCAGCTCAGGAAGCAGTCTGGGTGAACACAGAGCCCACTGGCTGTTGGAAACGAGGTACTCAGCATCTCTTAATGAGCATGGAGAATTGTGGCTGTCTTTGGATAAACCAGTGATGCCCTGAGTGGGATTTCCCTCCATCtcctctctttatttttaaagatttttatctCAAAGGAGACTGAGTGGACAAACAGCTCACTAGAGTTTCACAGGGGGGCTGAAAGGGTAACCCCATCACAGACCACTCATCCTTGGGGAACCTTTCCCTGTGCAGCATCCATTTGTCACCTCCAGCATCACCACGacatccccacagcccctgtccctgcaacAGGGCAGCTCACAGTGGAACCCACATCCCCAAATATGAAGATATTAAGGGAAGAGTCACTGATAGGGAGCTGTgccatggcactgagggtgcccCAAACAGGTCAGGGCACAGGTAAGTATTTTTAGGTACATTTTCCCCTTCACTTACATGAGTTTATCctagcagcagcaagagctgaGTGGATATTTGGGAATCAGCAGTACCTACAGATGTACAAGAGTGTCAGAGCACCTCTGATACCTCTCCTCACCctgtgggggaagaaggagagggCTCAGACCCATGAGCAGCCCCGTACCAGCCCTCAGCTTCCAGATGTGCCTCTGTGACTCAGTGAGGGATGGAGAAGGTGTGAGGGGAGTCTCAGCGGGGAGGGCAGCGCAGCCCAGCCCGGgaccctctccctccctctctccctacACGGGCCGCACTCTGGGGAccgagctggggctgcaaatcCCCTCtgggcggcggggcgggggtggTGTGCGCTGACCGGCGGGGAGGGCGCGGGTGTGCGGGGTGGGCGGGGGTGTGTGCGGGTGTGCGTGTCCCGGTGTGCCTGTGTGTcccggtgtgtgtgtgtctgtctgtcctggtgtatatgtgtgtctgtctgtcccggGGTGTATGTGTGTGGGTGTCCCGGTGCGTGTGCATGTCCCGGTGTGCCTGTGTGTCCCCGTGTCCGTGTCCCGGTGCGTGTCCGTGTCCCGGTGTGTGTGCATGTCCcggtgtgtgtctgtctgtcccggtgtgtgtctgtctgtcccggtgtgtgtgtctgtctgtcccggtgtgtgtctgtctgtcccggtgtgtgtgtctgtctgtcccggtgtgtgtctgtctgtcccggtgtgtgtgtctgtctgtcccggtgtgtgtctgtctgtcccggtgtgtgtgtctgtctgtcccggTGTGTGTGTATCCCCGTGTCCGTGTCCCGGCGCGTGTGCGCGCCGCCGTGCCCAGCCGGGCACACCCGTGCGCGGGGGCGCGCCGGGAGGagggcgcggggccgcggcgctGGCTCCGAGCGGGGGGCGCGCCTCGCCCTCGCACACGCGCGGCAGCCCCGGGACCGCCGGCTCCTCCCGCCGCATCAAAACCCGCCAAGTTCCCCGCCGGGGgccgcggcggctccgggcggTGCTGCCCGGCGCCGGGGATGCACCCGAACGCCAcggccccggccgtgcccgccgGGCTCCCCCCGCAGCCCAGCGGCTATGCCAACGCGTCCAACCGCTCCGACCTGCTCCCCAAAGTGCCCGACGAGGAGGACCTGGACGTCAACACCGACATCTACTCCAAAGTGATGGTGACCGTCATCTACTTGGCTCTTTTCTTGGTGGGCACCGTGGGCAACTCCATCACGGCGTACACGCTGGTGCGGAAGAAGTCGCTGCAGAACCTGCAGAGCACCGTGCACTACCACCTGGCCAGCCTCGCCTTCTCCGACCTCCTCATCTTCCTGCTCTGCATGCCCATCGAGCTCTACAACTTCATCTGGGTCCATCACCCCTGGGCGTTCGGGGGGGCCGTTTGCAAGGGCTACTACTTCCTCCGGGACGCCTGCACCTATGCCACGGCGCTCAACATCGCCAGCCTCAGCGTGGAGCGCTACATGGCCATCTGCCACCCCTTCAAAGCCAAGAGCATCATGTCCCGCAGCCGCACCAAGAAGTTCATCAGCTGCATCTGGATCGCCTCCTTCCTGCTCGCCATCCCCATGATCTTCACCATGGGGCAGATCTACGGCAAGGACCAGGATCCCGACTCGCTCATCTGCACGGCCATCGTGGACACCTCCACGCTGAAGACGGTCATCCAGGTGAGGCTCCCCGGAGGGAGCGGCGTGGGGCAGGcgggggaggctgcagcagccggGATGTCCCGGGCAGCCCTGGCGGGACGCTCCGGCCGGGGCTGCGCTCGGGAGGGATTCGTGGGGGTCTCAGCTCCGCTGGCCGCGCCCCTCCCCGCACGCTGAGCAGAGACCTTGCAGCGGGGTAAGTCCTGCCCCGTGGTTAATCCGGCCCCGGGCTGTGCAACCCTTCCCCGatttcctttccctgtcccGGTGCGGAGCTCCCGGTGCCGCacagcccgggacagcccgggactCTCGGGTCCCCCCCCAAAGGTGGCAGATCATTGCCAGAAACCCCCAAATCTCCaccttttctctgcattttctgcatctccttcccttctgctggaAAGCGGCCAGCAAGTTCAGGGGAAATAAAACCATCTCCCCCCCTCTCCCAGTTCCTTGTGTTGATCCAGAGCCCTTCAGTGTAGTGACAGCTCCCAATTTCAGAAAGTTTTGGACACAGGGTGTAGCATAGGCTTGTGAAAAGGAGCTGCATCGTGGAGGCCAGAGGCTactattttttgctgttttggggAAATCCGTAGCCGGTTTTAGCAGCCCCTCCCGACTTCAGCACGGCTTTGCTGCTCTCCACTCAGTGCTAAATTCAACACGCCCATGCGTGGAACGGATTCCAGCATCAACACTTGCCGTGCTCCAGTGCTCTGGCGGGTTGAGGCATTTGTTTACTGGAGCATTCAGCTTGAAAAATGTAAGAGACACGGAAAGAGGGACAGAAGAGAGCAAGACACCAATCTCCACGGTCCCTGGGCTGCCAGCCTTGCATGTGATAGCTGCtcaattttttatttggaaCATGAATTTCAGGTGGGGTTAATCAGCGGGCAGTTGGAATTTAAAGCTGCATGTGTACTGAAGTCGTCGGGATGTTCCCACACTTGAAGGGAGGGAAGTTAAATGGAAATGAATCAGAACCATTCCTTCCCACTAAAAGCAGGTGAGGGTATGTGCATTTAGATTTAAGACCAGAGTCGGTGAATGTTTAGACATAAATCTCCCAGTTTCCCCTCTGTACTGTACCAGTAAACCAAAATCAAGCCCTGACAGAGGCTCTGGATTCCCTCTTCATTTTGTTATGATCCCTAACTTCCATCTGAggtgctgagggctgcaggTCTCCTGTAGATGCCTGGAAGGTTTTGTTAGCAGCAGCCCAGTGTACTTAACCcaaattctctgctctctgaggAGATGTGAGCCATCTGATTTGAGAACAATGGGACTGAAATGCATTATTTCCACTCATTTTCCTTCTAGGATTAAACTGATGCTCATTGTTACCATGGTAGGGCTAAAACCAGAGGATTATTTCCTATCCATATCTTTAGAGATGACACTTTACAATGGACCTTATAGTCTTGCAATTATTCAGGCTATACCTTATCCCATTAGCCAAGTCAGGAGTAAGAAGACATAAATGTATTATGCATATGTGAAGTTCACCTGTGGGCTTTtactcatatatatatatatatatatatatatttaatcaACTAGTGGattaatttaaaagttaaaGAGGCAGCTGttgagggagaaggaagaaccaaaccccaaaccgTGTCAGTCTGTTCTTTCTCAGGGGATCTGGCTGCAAAAAGTGGCTTTGCCAAGACAGGAAGGTTGT contains:
- the NTSR1 gene encoding neurotensin receptor type 1; this translates as MHPNATAPAVPAGLPPQPSGYANASNRSDLLPKVPDEEDLDVNTDIYSKVMVTVIYLALFLVGTVGNSITAYTLVRKKSLQNLQSTVHYHLASLAFSDLLIFLLCMPIELYNFIWVHHPWAFGGAVCKGYYFLRDACTYATALNIASLSVERYMAICHPFKAKSIMSRSRTKKFISCIWIASFLLAIPMIFTMGQIYGKDQDPDSLICTAIVDTSTLKTVIQVNTFISFVFPMVVISVLNTIIANQLLVMFKQAAQENQVCTIGGQQTMLSMSMEPSRVQALKHGVRVLRAVVIAFVVCWLPYHIRRLMFCYVPSRHWTDFLYNFYHYFYMLTNVLFYVSSAINPILYNLVSANFRQIFLSTLTILCLPWRKKKKRLAFTRKSNSISSNHTFSSQVTRETTY